A window of Mercenaria mercenaria strain notata chromosome 16, MADL_Memer_1, whole genome shotgun sequence contains these coding sequences:
- the LOC123540152 gene encoding tyrosyl-DNA phosphodiesterase 2-like: MSSSNDESTLPSAAECDKRCQEFAAITGTDTALAMFYLQDRDWSLDRALNSYFEEAGASQSDAVEGSVASSNNNQSNSSGTLASDDQPFRIRLLSWNIDGLDRKNLRTRTLGVCDTIIKEDPHVVFLQEVVQDLEEIIQEKCPMYHMIPGNDEEYYCAMLLKTGQVQVEETKILPFPNTSMLRNLLAVKCTVKGEKLFFMTSHLESTKDYSAERKEQLRQCLSYLKKREAERTVVFGGDLNLRDNELVEIGGLPEGVFDIWEVTGKRPEAKFTWDIQRNDNLEWSHRYKPKCRFDRLYVRHSEPKVLKPEYFELVGLERLKSCQRFCSDHWGLLTHFNILSKLPK; encoded by the exons ATGAGTTCTTCAAATGACGAAAGTACACTGCCATCTGCAGCCGAATGTGACAAAAGATGTCAGGAATTCGCTGCAATAACCGGTACAGATACTGCCCTCGCAATGTTTTATCTACAGGACAGGGACTGGAGTTTAGAT AGAGCGCTGAATTCCTACTTTGAAGAGGCTGGGGCATCACAGTCGGATGCCGTTGAGGGTTCGGTAGCTTCAAGTAACAATAACCAATCAAACAG TTCTGGAACCTTGGCATCGGATGATCAGCCATTTAGGATCCGGCTGTTGTCCTGGAATATTGACGGGCTAGATCGGAAAAATCTGAGGACTCGGACATTAGGTGTGTGTGACACTATTATTAA GGAAGATCCACATGTGGTGTTCCTGCAGGAAGTTGTTCAAGATTTGGAGGAGATTATACAGGAGAAATGCCCTATGTATCACATGATACCTGGGAATGATGAGGAGTATTATTGTGCAATGTTGTTGAAGACAGGCCAGGTGCAGGTGGAGGAGACCAAGATTTTACCATTCCCTAACACCTCGATGTTGAGAAACTTACTAGCAGTAAAG TGTACAGTGAAGGGTGAGAAGCTATTTTTTATGACATCACACTTGGAAAGTACGAAGGATTACAGCGCAGAGAGGAAGGAGCAACTGAGGCAATGCTTATCATACCTGAAAAAGCGAGAGGCGGAGAGAACTGTCGTATTCGGCGGAGACTTGAATCTTAGAGATAATGAG ttagttGAAATTGGTGGCCTTCCTGAAGGAGTTTTTGACATCTGGGAAGTGACGGGGAAACGCCCAGAGGCAAAGTTTACGTGGGATATTCAGCGTAATGacaatttggagtggagtcatcgGTACAAGCCCAAATGCCGCTTTGACCGTCTATATGTTCGCCATTCGGAGCCGAAAGTGCTTAAACCGGAATATTTTGAGTTGGTTGGATTAGAAAGACTAAAGTCATGTCAGAGATTCTGTAGTGATCATTGGGGACTGCTGACGCAttttaacattttgtcaaaattgccCAAATAG